In Williamwhitmania taraxaci, the genomic window AATAAATATATGTACGGGAAGTACCCAAGTTGCCTTTACCCGTGCCAACTCCCAGAGTTTCTTTATCAACCTTATGGTGAGAGATGGAGCGGAGGGCAAGTTCGAGTTGGATGGAAGCGCTGCCGCTGCTACAGCGCTGTTTAATCCGCTAGCCTTCCTAACGGTGCCTGGCCCTGTAACAAAATGGAAGGCCGCTCGGTTTGGCCCTTTTACACTTGCTCAAATTACTCAAACCCAGCATTTATTACGAAATACAGAAGATCTGTTCCACCTTGGAATTGTTAATGGAGGGGGTGGAACTGGCTGTATGTATGGTTACTTTTCCGATTATAATGAACTGAAGATTGCGGCGGTGGTGGCGGGTACCGCAGCCAATGTTTTGAAAACTTGCTATGGAGTGCCTGTTCAACTGTTTGCTACTGGTGGAACCAATTTTAAGTGGACTCCAGGTATTAAACTTAGCAACGATACTATTTTTAATCCCTTTGCTAATCCTGAGTTAACTACGCAGTACAAGGTAATTGTAGAGGGGGCTTGTGAAATGAGAGATTCTGCTTTTATAACGGTAGCCGTTTCCACTAAGCTCGAGGCCAATTTTTCTGCCGATAAGGTGGTTGGCTGCGCACCGCTTACCGTGAACTTTAAGGATAATTCCATTGGCGTTGCATACTGGCGGTGGGACTTTGGGGATGGCTCTGCTTATGAGATTTATGATACCGACGCTTCAATAACGTTCCCCGATCCAAAAATTGGCGGGGTTTACCCACATACCTTTCAGAATAATACGGCACTTCCCATAACCTATCATGTAGAGTTGCTTGTGAAGAATGCCGACGCATGTGCCGCAATCTACACAAAAGATATTCTGGTATACCCTAGTATGAATGCGGCGTTTACCGACGATTATGCTCTCCCACATTGCTCCCCTAAAACGGTTAATTTTACAAACACCTCTACCACAAACACCGCCGATACATACCTTTGGGAATATGGTGATGGGGTAACGGAGAACATGGCAAACACAAATCCAGTTTCGCATAAATATACCAATCTGGCTTCCATAAATACACCATATACTATGCAACTTATAGCAACCAGCCCCTTTGGTTGCAAGGATACCGCATCTAAAGTCATAACCGTGTCTGCCTACATTAAGGCCGATTTCGACATCGATAAGGCAGCGGGGTGTTCTCCGTTGACTGTAGGTTTTACCAATAAGGCTACAGGCCAAATTAACACTTGGACCCTGTCCAACTTTGGTGCTGGACCGCAGCCTGCTAGTCCAACTGCACCGGGAAACTATTCATTGACCTACAATAATTTAAATCCTGTTTCTACTGCCGATATCGTAAATAATCTAACACTAACAGTAACCAATAGTGATGGGTGTATTTCGTCCATGACCAAGCAGGTAACCACCTATGCCGAGGTTCATGCCGGAATTCCTCTTCCTCTTCCTCCTGACACCGCTTTCTGCACACCTCACGCTGTTCAATTTGGATCGTCCACAACCACAAACCCCGTGACCTACTCTTGGGCCTTTGGCGATGGTGGAACCTACAGTTTGGATAATCCGCTGCATACTTACACCAATCTTACATACTCTTCCATTAATCCAAATGTAAGCCTCGTGCTTACCACACCACGTGGTTGTAAGGATTCGGTTGCTAGGGCCTTGACCATTTATTCTCTAATTAAGGCCGATTTTTCGGTAGACACTCCTCGCTATTGTTCTCCCTTTAAAATATTAATCGACAACAACTCTAGAAGTGGTCTTTTAACCAACTACAGTTGGAATTATGACGATGGAACTGCTCTTAGTAACACTACTGGCGATCACTCACATACATATTTAAATGCACCGCCTAGCGTTGCTCCTATAACTCCCAACCTAACGCTCACGCTTACCAACGAGGGCGGATGTACAAGCATTCTAACCAGGCCGATTACCGTTTATCCTGAAGTTCATGCAAGTTTTGTACGAGATCAGTTAGCTGGTTGTACCCCACTGTTAGTTGGCTTTACCTACAATGGAAATTCTACGGCCACTATTTTTAATTGGGATTTCGGAGATTTCGGGAGTTCTGTCACTAAAGACCCCATCCATGAGTACGTGAATACCACTGGTGTTGATGTTACTTACACTGCAAAATTATTTGCTCTTTCTGATTTTGGATGTAAAGATGATGTAGACCTTCCTGTGACTGTGTATGCCAAGGTTGATCCCAATTTTGCTATCGACAAAGTATTTGGCTGCTCACCGCTGTCGTTTAATGTAGATAATAAACTGTGGAGCGGAAATTCTTTTTATAATTGGGATTGGCAGGGCGATGGAACTACAGACTCCACCACGAATAGCGTCACATCAGTATTTAGGCATTTCTATGAAAACAAGACTGGTGCTGTTCAAAACATACCACTCACTCTTACGGTGGGCAATACCCATCCTGTTTGCAACGAAAAAATGGTTCGTATGGTTCAGGTTTACCCTGAGGTGGATGCTATTTTTACCCCACTGTCTCAGACAGGCTGTAATCCTTTTGACCTTACCTTTTCAAACGCGTCAGTGCTCACTGGATCGGTCACTAAGCCCGACTCCTATTTCTGGACCTTTGGGGATGGTAGTTCTGCTAGGGATGAGAATCCGTTGTTGCATAGATTTGTCAATAGTAGCACTGTTAGTGATGTAGTATACCCTATGAAACTCGTTGTAGAGACCGTTTTTGGTTGTCGCGACTCGCTTGAAACAAATATTACAGTACATCCTCTAGTGGAGGCCGATTTTGCGCTCAATACTAGGGGCGGTTGCTCACCGCTCACTCTTAATCTGGAAAACCTAACGGTTTCATCTTCTTACGGCTATAGTTGGAAGGTAAATGGCAATCCACCTTTTTCTAATGTTGGGAGTCCCGGCACTATTACGCTAACTAACCCCACCATTGCACCACCATCGCTCCAACCCGATATATTAACGTTACAAACGTACTATACGGGAGATCCCACCTGTAATGCAACAGTTACCAAAGTGGTAAATGTATATCCGCGTGTATATCCCGGGTTTAACTTAAATAGTACAGGTTGTCAGCCTCTTACTGTAAATTTTGCGAATACAACTAATTCTTACAATGGAACAGCTACATATAAGTGGGATTTTGGGAACTTGGTGAGTACGCTTGATCCGAATCCATCCACAATCTATTTTAATAATAGTTTCACATTAAATAAGGATTATGAAGCTACGCTTACAGCTACTTCGGAACATGGATGCGTCGATTCTATTAAGAAATTAATTACTGTTTATCCAAAGCCTTTTGCTGGCTTTAAGTTTGTTAGCCCATCGGTTGCTTGCGCTCCGTTCAACTTTGAACTTCAGAATATTTCGAAGGGAACGGGGTTGACCTATACTTACGATTTTGGTGATGGTACACCCGATTTGATAACTCCCAATGCAGGCAATATTATTCATCCATATCAAAATGTATCGTCCGATATTGCTGGTTATTTACTAAAGTTAAATACCGAAACGGCCTATGGTTGCAAGGATAGTACATCGCAAATGGTATATACCTATCCAATGGTTAGGGCGGCTTTTAACCCTATCGCACCAGGGTGTAATCCGTTGACCGTAACTTTGGCAAATACAAGTTTGAATGCTTACTATTACACCTGGAATTTTGACGATGGCCAATTAACAGGTATCGAAAATCCAACACACCGTTTTGTAAATAATACGGAGAGTGATAGGGTTTTTGCTGTTAAATTAAGTGCTGAGAGTCAGTATAACTGTGCACACGATACAACTGTGAATGTGACCGTTTATGCTGCACCGATTGCTGCTTTTGAGATTGTTCCTCCACTAAAGATATTTCCAGATGCAACCTTTGGTTTTACTAATCTGACTAAACCTGCAGCTGCCAGCTGGACCTATAAATGGAGCATGGGCGATGGTCAGGTCAGGAATGTAAAGGATTTGGGGACGTATACTTACACTAAGTGGGGACTTAAGGCTGATGGTTTTAGGTATGAAGTAATTCTTGAATCAGACAATGGACGTTGTAAGGATTCCGTTCACCGCTTTGTATATCTCTTGCCTGCTCAACCTATTGCCCTTTATACTTCGGATGCTTCTTCTGCTTGTGCACCTTTCTTAGTGCATTTTTATAACAACTCGTCATACTTCGATCGTGTTGAATGGGATTTTGGTGATGGTAATACATCTACGGAGTCAGAACCAATACACACGTATACAACTGCGGGGTATTACAATTCGAAGCTCACTGTTTTTGGTGATGGCGGTCTTGCCTATAAGTATAATACCCTTAGGGCTTTCCAAAATCCAATCGCCGACTTTAAAATTAATCCTGAAGAATTGCTTTTGCCCGAGGCCGATGCTCACTTCTTCAATACATCGAAGTTTTCTTCCCGATATCAATGGGATTTTGATGATGCTGGAAGTTCCAGTAACGACAAAGATCCTGTTCATCGCTACTCGAAACTTGGTGCATATGACGTAAAGTTGACGGTGTGGACAGATCCTAACGAAGGGAACTGTGTAGACGATACCACAATAACCGCTGCTGTGCGGGTAATAGGACAGGGTAAACTAGCTTATCCCAATGCGTTTACTCCAAATATCACCGGACCTACTGGTGGTGCTTACTCGGATGTTGATTTCCAAAATCAAGTGTTTCATCCAGTGTGGGAAGGTGTAAGCGTTTATATATTACGGATATATAACCGGTGGGGAGAGCAGGTTTTTGAGAGTAAGGATGTTAAGATTGGTTGGGATGGTTACTATAAGGAAAAGTTGTGCGATCCAGATGTCTATGTTTGGAAGGCAGTGGGGCGCTTTACGAATGGACAATCATTTGAGAAAATTGGTGATGTAACATTAATTCGCTAAACAATTAAAAAAAAACTATTAATTTTAGACTTGCATTACTATTTTCAAATGAAAAAATTATTGGTCATACAGAAAATACATTGGTTAAGGATATACATGGTCGTGCTCGTTGCTTTGATTTCCATTTTTTTCAATGGAACGAGGGCCATGGCACAAGATCCACAGTTCTCTCAGTTTTATTCTACTCCAATGTTATTGGCTCCCTCTTTTGCTGGAGGGGTTAGAGATAGCCGGTTTAGTTTAAATTTTAGAGACCAGTGGGCTGCAATTCCGGGAAAATTTGTCACACTGTCGGCTGCCTATGATCGGAATTTTCCACTCTTTAACTCCGGCGTAGGGTTTTACTTTATGCGCGATGTGGCAGGTAGTTCGCGGTTAAGTTTAACGAATCTTGGACTGGCATACTCTTATCTTATAAAAATCAGTCCGGAGTGGAATCTTCGACCGGGGGTAGGCTTTTATTTTACCCAACGGTCAATTGATTATTCAAAGCTCATTTTTGGTGATCAGTTAACGTCCAGCCCTAATCCCGGTTCGTCCGTTAATCCCTTTCCAGGCAAGGATGGCGTGCAGGATGTGGATGCTTCCTCGTCTCTAATCGTTTTCAATAGCGTATTCTGGTCTGGCGCCACAGTCGATCATTTGTTGGAGCCTAATCGATCGTTCACTGGAAATACGGCCAGGGCGCCCCTTCGGTTGTCTGTATATGGAGGAATGCGGCTGGTTTTAGCCGGTATACAGTTTCGCCCTGCCGACGAAAGTGTGTCGTTTGCTTTTCACTACAAACAACAGGCGGACTTTAAACAGCTCGACATGGGTCTTTATTGGTATCGAAAACCATTAATTGCTGGTGTGTGGTATAGAGGTATACCTTTCTTTAAGAAAATGCCAGGAAGCGATGCCATGGTCTTTATGGTGGGTTATCGAATGAATGGTTTCCAAGTTGGGTATAGTTACGATGCTACTATCTCAAAACTAGGCTATCAGACCGGTGGATCTCACGAAATTTCTTTGGTTTACGAATTTGCAATTACAGCAAAAAAGAAGTGGGCAGCGGTTCCTTGCCCCGAATTTTAATTTAATTTGGAAAAAGTTTGTTCTAAACTTGTCTTTCATCTGTAATCGTCTATTTTTGCATCAGTAATTGTCTCCGCAATTATCGCTTGAGATCTGTTTTTAGTAGTAATCACGTCGAAAGTTTAGTTGTAGTGTATAGCCTAGGTGATTAATGTAAGGATTTTTCACTTGTTTTATGCAGGAGGTTATTTGCAGCGAAATGAGAATCTTGATGTGTTGTAATTAAAAGTAAAGCCAATAAGTTAAAACAAATTTATTCCCATGAAAAAAGTATCACTAATCAGTAACATTTTACTTGCAGTAGCAGTTGTTGTCCTTTATGTTCTTTACTTTACGGGTAAAGCGGGCAACTCTTCGCTGAGCCAAGCGGATACTACCGGAAACTTTTCTGCTAAAGCAGGTGAGGTGGTTTATGTTGAAATCGATAGCTTAATTAGCAATTATCACATGTTTTCCGATCTAAAGGCTGACTTGGAAAAGAAGGGTAAGGAGAAAGAGGCTCAATTTAATGTAAAGGCGAAGTCCTTTGAAAAGGAAGCCGGAGAATTTCAAGATAAGGTTCAAAAGGGCTTAGTTACCCGCTCGCAGGCAGAACAGATGCAACAAGGTTTGCAAGTAAAACAGCAGGAGATTTACCAGTTGCGCGAGCAACTTCGTAACGAACTTGGTGAAGAAGAACAGGTTATGAATCGCAACGTCCTTAATAGTATTATGGAGTATCTGGTTGTTTATAATCAGAATAAGAAATACAGTTTCGTTGTAAGCCATAGTTTTGGTGGTCCAGTGCTCTTTGCCGACAAGGGGCTAAATATTACCAAAGATGTAATTGTTGGTCTGAATGAGAACTATACCAATAATAAAAAGGAAACAAAGTAAGTCGAAATATTTCTTCGAAAACTGAAAAGCCCAAGCATGTGTCTTGGGCTTTTTTGGTTTTATGGGATGTATAATCGCCAAAACAAAAAGTGCACAAATCTAAAACGAATTGTGCACTTTTTCTACACACACAAGTGTAGTTTAAATATCGTTTAAAACGAATTAAACGACTTTTATACGTTGTTTTAATCTCAACTGGTAGACTGGTCGTTGTTACCTTGTAGTGCATCACATCTGTAAAGGTGACATTATTGCCCGTGTAGGCCGTTAACAAACACCTGGTGCTTCCGCTCAGCGGGTTTTCGGAGTTTAAGTTTTGCTCTACCCACTGCAGCAGCTCCTCAATATTGCTTTTGGTTGATGTGAAGTAAAAAAAGGAGGTATTGCGCAGCACCTTGAGCACATCAAGGTAGTTGGATAGCTTCCAGCAGCAGCTATAAACGCCTACTTCCGTTGAAAGGTAGGGCGGGTCTACAAAGAACACCACACCTGGTTGGTTTTTATACTGCTCAAACAGCAGGCTGTAATCGCTGCAAACCGTCTCAACTCCGTCTAGGTAACCTACTGCTGTATAATCGGATTTGCGCACGCAGTTATAAAGCGTAGACTTCCTCATTTCGTCCAACCCTGTCGCATACTTCATTGAAAAGAGCAGCGATGACGAAAGTGTGACATAATCAACACAGCCACCCTTCTCCTCTTCCTCCAATACGCTGAAAATTCGGGAGCACACCTCCTTTGGAATCTTCTTATCCGTAGGAATATCGGCAACAATAACCCGCAGCTTCTGTAGAATTCTGTTTGTTTTTTCCACATTGCTTATCCGCGCAGTGTAGCCATCAAAGTCGTTGTATACCACTCTTGCGCTGGGGCGCTCCTGCTTGGCAATGTGGGACAGCAACCCGCTACCGCCAAACAGGTCAATAAATACGACTCCCTCCGGGAATTCCCTAAGCGCACGCTTAAACTCACCTACAAACCTCCGCTTTTGCCCCATAAACGGGAGCGGCGCGGATGTGTAATTCTTTTTGTTCATTGTTTTGAATCTTTGCACCATCTCAAAGTCTAAAATAAAAAGGTGCTAACACACCGAACAAAGGCCTTAGCCTCTGTCGTGGTGTGTTAGCACCTTTAATTATTAGCGCGTGAGATACGCTGGTATAAGACAGGGGCTTCTTTTTCCCCAACAATTCAATACTGCTCTACCCGGTAGACGTCAGCGTGCAGGCTCCGCTAATCAGATCAGTTACCTGGACAAAACCACCCGTCGGAACATCCCCTATGGTAATACCAAGCGATGCGCCAAGCAAGGCCAGCGAACCTTCATCCCTTCCCCTTACCGAGGGGGTGGCTACGCTTAGGCTTGCGCCAAGCAAGGCCAGCGAACCCTCATCCCTAGCTCTTACGGATGGCGTAGTTACGCCCAAGCTTGTGCCCAGCAGCATCATTGTTGGTTAAATATTGAGTTAATCGTAATTTTTAGCGCTACCCACGATGCACGGATTGGAAACTTTAACCGGCCGGTGTTGGCAGCGGAGTA contains:
- a CDS encoding PKD domain-containing protein, coding for MNRVGISNSIGKIIFSIFLFLFFGSSLRSFGQTDKDFWFVVPEITWAHNFPGGVPANFRLSTMAFPATVTISMPANQFHPTLNPGGFKDIVVNMLPNTTQSVDMAPFVRKVPAVAGEPGEANVIENKAYNASGINNIGLHITSTNVITAYYEVGNLNNSDIWALKGKNALGTEFYTPFQNQTPNVAHNPPAYSAIDIVATEDGTVVSITPPIDAAYGLLNTVITAGSTYSVILNRGQTFSVFPKAKGITAAAHIGGTKVTSSKPIAITLKDDSINHTTGGCYDVVGDQLVPTSIIGWDYIAIRSQLTTKDHIYITATVDGTNVTVRYGATVLNYTLNAGQQQYVPFPDPQATMRITSDITHPIYVFHIGGFGCEQGGAILPPINICTGSTQVAFTRANSQSFFINLMVRDGAEGKFELDGSAAAATALFNPLAFLTVPGPVTKWKAARFGPFTLAQITQTQHLLRNTEDLFHLGIVNGGGGTGCMYGYFSDYNELKIAAVVAGTAANVLKTCYGVPVQLFATGGTNFKWTPGIKLSNDTIFNPFANPELTTQYKVIVEGACEMRDSAFITVAVSTKLEANFSADKVVGCAPLTVNFKDNSIGVAYWRWDFGDGSAYEIYDTDASITFPDPKIGGVYPHTFQNNTALPITYHVELLVKNADACAAIYTKDILVYPSMNAAFTDDYALPHCSPKTVNFTNTSTTNTADTYLWEYGDGVTENMANTNPVSHKYTNLASINTPYTMQLIATSPFGCKDTASKVITVSAYIKADFDIDKAAGCSPLTVGFTNKATGQINTWTLSNFGAGPQPASPTAPGNYSLTYNNLNPVSTADIVNNLTLTVTNSDGCISSMTKQVTTYAEVHAGIPLPLPPDTAFCTPHAVQFGSSTTTNPVTYSWAFGDGGTYSLDNPLHTYTNLTYSSINPNVSLVLTTPRGCKDSVARALTIYSLIKADFSVDTPRYCSPFKILIDNNSRSGLLTNYSWNYDDGTALSNTTGDHSHTYLNAPPSVAPITPNLTLTLTNEGGCTSILTRPITVYPEVHASFVRDQLAGCTPLLVGFTYNGNSTATIFNWDFGDFGSSVTKDPIHEYVNTTGVDVTYTAKLFALSDFGCKDDVDLPVTVYAKVDPNFAIDKVFGCSPLSFNVDNKLWSGNSFYNWDWQGDGTTDSTTNSVTSVFRHFYENKTGAVQNIPLTLTVGNTHPVCNEKMVRMVQVYPEVDAIFTPLSQTGCNPFDLTFSNASVLTGSVTKPDSYFWTFGDGSSARDENPLLHRFVNSSTVSDVVYPMKLVVETVFGCRDSLETNITVHPLVEADFALNTRGGCSPLTLNLENLTVSSSYGYSWKVNGNPPFSNVGSPGTITLTNPTIAPPSLQPDILTLQTYYTGDPTCNATVTKVVNVYPRVYPGFNLNSTGCQPLTVNFANTTNSYNGTATYKWDFGNLVSTLDPNPSTIYFNNSFTLNKDYEATLTATSEHGCVDSIKKLITVYPKPFAGFKFVSPSVACAPFNFELQNISKGTGLTYTYDFGDGTPDLITPNAGNIIHPYQNVSSDIAGYLLKLNTETAYGCKDSTSQMVYTYPMVRAAFNPIAPGCNPLTVTLANTSLNAYYYTWNFDDGQLTGIENPTHRFVNNTESDRVFAVKLSAESQYNCAHDTTVNVTVYAAPIAAFEIVPPLKIFPDATFGFTNLTKPAAASWTYKWSMGDGQVRNVKDLGTYTYTKWGLKADGFRYEVILESDNGRCKDSVHRFVYLLPAQPIALYTSDASSACAPFLVHFYNNSSYFDRVEWDFGDGNTSTESEPIHTYTTAGYYNSKLTVFGDGGLAYKYNTLRAFQNPIADFKINPEELLLPEADAHFFNTSKFSSRYQWDFDDAGSSSNDKDPVHRYSKLGAYDVKLTVWTDPNEGNCVDDTTITAAVRVIGQGKLAYPNAFTPNITGPTGGAYSDVDFQNQVFHPVWEGVSVYILRIYNRWGEQVFESKDVKIGWDGYYKEKLCDPDVYVWKAVGRFTNGQSFEKIGDVTLIR
- a CDS encoding PorP/SprF family type IX secretion system membrane protein, whose amino-acid sequence is MVVLVALISIFFNGTRAMAQDPQFSQFYSTPMLLAPSFAGGVRDSRFSLNFRDQWAAIPGKFVTLSAAYDRNFPLFNSGVGFYFMRDVAGSSRLSLTNLGLAYSYLIKISPEWNLRPGVGFYFTQRSIDYSKLIFGDQLTSSPNPGSSVNPFPGKDGVQDVDASSSLIVFNSVFWSGATVDHLLEPNRSFTGNTARAPLRLSVYGGMRLVLAGIQFRPADESVSFAFHYKQQADFKQLDMGLYWYRKPLIAGVWYRGIPFFKKMPGSDAMVFMVGYRMNGFQVGYSYDATISKLGYQTGGSHEISLVYEFAITAKKKWAAVPCPEF
- a CDS encoding OmpH family outer membrane protein, which gives rise to MKKVSLISNILLAVAVVVLYVLYFTGKAGNSSLSQADTTGNFSAKAGEVVYVEIDSLISNYHMFSDLKADLEKKGKEKEAQFNVKAKSFEKEAGEFQDKVQKGLVTRSQAEQMQQGLQVKQQEIYQLREQLRNELGEEEQVMNRNVLNSIMEYLVVYNQNKKYSFVVSHSFGGPVLFADKGLNITKDVIVGLNENYTNNKKETK
- a CDS encoding DNA adenine methylase, with translation MNKKNYTSAPLPFMGQKRRFVGEFKRALREFPEGVVFIDLFGGSGLLSHIAKQERPSARVVYNDFDGYTARISNVEKTNRILQKLRVIVADIPTDKKIPKEVCSRIFSVLEEEEKGGCVDYVTLSSSLLFSMKYATGLDEMRKSTLYNCVRKSDYTAVGYLDGVETVCSDYSLLFEQYKNQPGVVFFVDPPYLSTEVGVYSCCWKLSNYLDVLKVLRNTSFFYFTSTKSNIEELLQWVEQNLNSENPLSGSTRCLLTAYTGNNVTFTDVMHYKVTTTSLPVEIKTTYKSRLIRFKRYLNYTCVCRKSAQFVLDLCTFCFGDYTSHKTKKAQDTCLGFSVFEEIFRLTLFPFYYWYSSHSDQQLHLW